The Lonchura striata isolate bLonStr1 chromosome 25, bLonStr1.mat, whole genome shotgun sequence genomic sequence GGAAGCTCCGGGAGCTGCACActctccctgttcccctcaggagcaggagggatcTGATTtgatctgctctgctccagggctgaTCCCACCGCCCATTCCCACCCTCGGGAAGCTCAGTCCCCTGTCACCCTCAGGATCTGATCTGATCTGCTCCAGAGCTGATCCCACCGCCCATGCCCACCCTCGGGAAGCTCAGTCCCTGTCACCCTCAGGATCtgatctgctctgctccagggctgaTCCCACCACCCATGCCCACCCTCGGGAAGCTCCGGGAGCCCCCCGGCGCTGGCGCCCACCTGCGCTGTTGGTGATGGTGAGGGGCACGCCCTGCACCTGCACGCCGTTGATGTTGATGGTCTGCATGGCCTGGGCGGCCGCCGCCAGCTGCGCCGCGctcaggctgaggatgcccccGGCCGGGGCGATCTTGGGCAGCGGGCGCTCCTTGCGCGGGGCCGGCTTGCGGCCGGGGCtgcgcggcgcggggccgcccgccggccccgacggcggcagcaccgggaTGGACGAGgtgtcctgcagcagcaccgtCTGCAGCTCGCCCGACGGCGTCTTGAAGTACACCTGCAGGCCAGGAGGGAAGTGTTGGGGAAGATGGAACAAGAAAAGCCTTATAAATAGGATTGCCTGGTAAAGGATTTAGGACATACAGCGATTGAGATGGTAacatctcctcctgctcctcctacTCCTACTCCCACTTTGTTTGTGACATACCAAACCTTAGTTACTGCACAAGTAGAAGacaataatacagccaggatgaaaacaatccccttTCTGGTTgaacaatgcccttacctacagtAGGTCCAAGGGTCAGATGGACTGTTCGATCTCACCCCAATGtgtggttcatcccacacctgtaaccctcccctgaagaATCAGgagtctgtgaccccattggcccaagtcttgttccagcccaccttgaagcccctgataaggagtccctgaggagccagacactctcttggaacttccattctcttggaacttcccctctcttggaactcccaccctcttggaacttcccccctctcctggagcatcctcttaTCTCCCTGTACCCCTTGCTTCTCCCTGCCCCCACTCCCTAGGGCCTGCCACGGGTCACCTCTGGTGACTCCAAGCAGGGCCTTCCACCCTCTCTAATAAACCAGATATTCTAAGAgcagcttcagagatctctggtCTCCATCCACCCAAACTGTCCTGGAGCCCGGCGCCCCCGCAGAAGAGGAGCGGGATTTGGCAGGGATCTGATGGGCCCCGTGCAGCTCGGGAGTGGTGGGATGGTTTGGGgttggtggggttttgtttggagtttttgtcttgttttaaCTTGGTTCTGCTGGAGGAGGGTGGTCCAAGCTGGGCTTGGATGCTGCCGGGGATGGGGAAGCCACAGCTTGTCTGGGAAAtgcatcccagcccctcctcccTCTCACTGGGAAGTGAGTCTGGAGCTTTGTGGGACCgctggagaaaggagaaagctcCTGGATTTACTCCTGGATTTTGCCCAAGGCAACACAAAGACACCaacccctctccctcccccatTCGTGTCCCAGGGGCTCCCAGCTGGCTCTTCCCAACCCcagctgtggcactggggaggcTTCAGGACCCTGaaaaaggagctggagctccTAAATCCCTGCAGAGGGCACAGCTGCACCCCTGATCTCCAGAGAATCCACTCAGCAACGCCTGAACCACCCCCAAGCTGGGAATATCTCACAAAACCCTCCAGCCCCAAACCCTGGGCGAGCAGCGGAGGGGAACAAGAGGGAGCAGACTCCAGGGAGGCCGTACCTGGGTGGGGGTGGGCTCGGCCGCCTGGATCTGGAAGTTCTGCGAGGATTTCTGGGGCACGGTGGGCAGCGTGGCCGAGGCCGCCTGCACCACGCGCAGCGCCTGCTGCGGGATCTGCACCACCTGCGACTCCTGCTTGGGCTGCACCACCTGCACCTGCTGCACCACGGCCGGCTGCCCCGCGCCGGGGCTCTGCACGATCAGCAGGTTGCTGCCCGCCTGGATGATGTTCTCGGCCGTGGTCTCGATCAGCACCGTCTCCACCTGCTCGGCCACGGCCAGGGCGGCGGGCTGGCCCGGCGCCGTGGCCTTTTTCCGAGGTTTCTTGCCCGCTTTGGAAGGGCTGTCCgtcagcagctggggctgcccgcCCGCCTCGGCGCTCACCAGGTTGTTGACGGGCAGGGTGAGGGTGACGTTGCCGCCGCCGGGCAGTTTGACcacgccgccgccgcccgccgccgcttTCTGCGCCGGGGCCGGTTTGATGGGCACGGGTTTgtgcgaggaagaggagggagcgAGGATGGCCTGGCTGGTGCCCGGGATGATCTGGATCTGGTTAGGCTGCACCTGGATGGTCTGAGCCGCGCCGGGCTGCAGCTGCGGCACCG encodes the following:
- the SP2 gene encoding transcription factor Sp2, which encodes MAATAAVSPSEYLQPAAASAQDSQPSPLALLAATCSKIGPPAVEAAAAPPAPPQPAPRKLVPIKPAPLPLGSAKGGIGILSSKGNLFQIQGSQLGASIAGGQLVFAIQNAAVLNKGSRSSSSSSSSSSSSSSSSNIQYQAVPQLQPGAAQTIQVQPNQIQIIPGTSQAILAPSSSSHKPVPIKPAPAQKAAAGGGGVVKLPGGGNVTLTLPVNNLVSAEAGGQPQLLTDSPSKAGKKPRKKATAPGQPAALAVAEQVETVLIETTAENIIQAGSNLLIVQSPGAGQPAVVQQVQVVQPKQESQVVQIPQQALRVVQAASATLPTVPQKSSQNFQIQAAEPTPTQVYFKTPSGELQTVLLQDTSSIPVLPPSGPAGGPAPRSPGRKPAPRKERPLPKIAPAGGILSLSAAQLAAAAQAMQTININGVQVQGVPLTITNSAGQQQLTVQNVAGNNVTISGLSPTQIQLQMEQALSGDIQPGEKRRRMACTCPNCKDGDKRPGDPGKKKHICHIPECGRTFRKTSLLRAHVRLHTGERPFVCNWVFCGKRFTRSDELQRHARTHTGDKRFECAQCQKRFMRSDHLTKHYKTHLVTKNL